A window of the Cystobacter ferrugineus genome harbors these coding sequences:
- a CDS encoding protein kinase domain-containing protein, producing MFAGRYALLRTLGRGGMGTVYQARDSLVGDLVALKMLQLGEHAGPEALERFRREVRLARRITHPHVARMHDLGTHEGQAFLTMEYVQGEDLRSRLARERTLSAPHSARIALAVCEGLAAAHAAGVVHRDLKPANVLLESEGRVVLTDFGIARALAREAASSTQGAIGTPLYMSPEQVAGEPVDARADLYAVGLLLYEMLTGQLPFGSDEPWAVAMARLRQPAPDLRQHPGIPAPLAELVNHCLARAPEDRPESASEAARLLRDWLASEGQLTEPGYTRPEPTVQQWPSEPGPPTPRATPRSAHTPVKRSVAILPLRYQGPRESEFLAEALTESLIDQLSRARGFRVLGSGVTARCDTRDPRTVGSELKVELVVDGTMQSAGKAVRVAIRLLEARSGTQLWSDRFEFPSTDVFELQDKLAPRICEQLRVEGVLSTWSTSPPPEALALYRQAKQQLYSSFWTLTEGPLAMINACLELAPDFAPALALHAVASVRTWFMGTKNSSDHLVRTARDSLERALHLAPDLVETHLARAMLAAQENDWRQTVRSVRTALDIAPYHAPSMLYLGNMQCESGQADEGLVRLRLAYELSPSLTMSLYEFARCSALRGRMEDYHWAVERLAASPPHHSATAALQLRVAAWNRDLEELRRHRESVSVGGHPISHMVGLYTAAMLGELPVSEVAAQVDERLAQSNSPRFDSLLCQLTTEVLCLCGEPDKALAYFQRAADTVLIDLEWIDHCPALEPLRALPGFMEGRRKVRARVEAIWAG from the coding sequence TTGTTCGCCGGACGCTACGCGCTCCTGCGGACGCTGGGCCGGGGGGGCATGGGCACGGTGTACCAGGCACGCGACAGCCTGGTGGGCGACCTCGTGGCGCTCAAGATGCTGCAACTCGGCGAGCACGCGGGCCCGGAGGCGCTGGAGCGCTTCCGCCGCGAGGTCCGGCTCGCCCGCCGCATCACCCACCCCCACGTGGCGCGGATGCACGACCTGGGCACCCACGAGGGCCAGGCCTTCCTCACCATGGAATACGTGCAGGGCGAGGACCTCCGCTCGCGGCTCGCCCGCGAGCGCACGCTGAGTGCTCCGCACAGCGCGCGCATCGCCCTCGCCGTCTGCGAGGGGCTCGCCGCGGCCCATGCCGCCGGCGTGGTGCACCGCGACCTCAAGCCCGCCAACGTCCTGCTGGAGTCCGAGGGACGCGTCGTGCTCACCGACTTCGGCATCGCCCGCGCGCTGGCCCGGGAGGCCGCCTCGAGCACCCAGGGCGCCATCGGCACGCCCCTGTACATGTCGCCGGAGCAGGTGGCGGGAGAGCCGGTGGATGCCCGCGCGGACCTCTACGCCGTGGGACTGCTGCTCTACGAGATGCTCACGGGCCAGCTTCCCTTCGGCTCGGACGAGCCCTGGGCGGTCGCCATGGCCCGCCTGCGTCAGCCCGCGCCCGATCTCCGCCAGCACCCGGGCATCCCCGCGCCGCTCGCCGAGCTGGTGAACCACTGCCTCGCGCGCGCCCCCGAGGATCGGCCCGAGAGCGCGAGCGAGGCGGCGCGGCTGCTGCGCGACTGGCTCGCCAGCGAGGGACAGCTCACCGAGCCGGGCTACACCCGCCCCGAGCCCACCGTGCAGCAATGGCCCTCCGAGCCCGGCCCGCCCACGCCTCGCGCCACGCCCCGCTCCGCCCACACCCCGGTGAAGCGGAGCGTGGCCATCCTGCCCCTGCGCTACCAGGGCCCTCGCGAGTCCGAGTTCCTCGCGGAAGCGCTGACCGAGTCACTCATCGATCAGCTCTCGCGTGCGCGGGGCTTCCGGGTGCTCGGCAGCGGGGTGACGGCGCGCTGCGACACGCGTGACCCACGCACCGTGGGAAGCGAGCTGAAGGTGGAGCTGGTGGTGGACGGGACGATGCAGAGCGCGGGCAAGGCGGTGCGTGTCGCCATCCGGCTGCTCGAGGCGCGCTCGGGGACGCAGTTGTGGAGCGACCGGTTCGAGTTCCCCTCCACGGATGTGTTCGAGCTCCAGGACAAGCTGGCGCCCCGCATCTGCGAGCAGCTCCGGGTGGAGGGGGTGCTCTCCACCTGGAGCACGAGCCCGCCCCCCGAGGCGCTGGCGCTCTACCGCCAGGCGAAGCAGCAGCTCTACAGCTCGTTCTGGACCCTGACCGAGGGCCCGCTGGCGATGATCAACGCATGCCTGGAGCTGGCACCGGACTTCGCGCCCGCCCTGGCGCTGCACGCCGTGGCCAGCGTGCGCACGTGGTTCATGGGGACGAAGAACTCCAGCGACCACCTGGTCCGGACCGCACGCGACAGCCTCGAGCGGGCGCTGCACCTGGCGCCCGACCTGGTGGAGACCCATCTGGCGCGGGCGATGCTCGCGGCCCAGGAGAATGACTGGCGGCAGACGGTGCGCAGCGTGCGCACGGCCCTGGACATCGCGCCCTACCATGCGCCGTCGATGCTGTACCTGGGCAACATGCAGTGCGAGTCGGGCCAGGCAGACGAGGGGCTGGTGCGCTTGCGGCTCGCCTACGAGCTGTCGCCTTCCCTGACGATGTCGCTCTACGAGTTCGCCCGCTGCAGCGCGCTGCGCGGGCGGATGGAGGACTACCACTGGGCAGTGGAACGGCTGGCGGCCTCGCCACCCCACCACTCCGCGACGGCGGCCCTGCAGTTGCGCGTCGCCGCATGGAACCGGGACCTGGAGGAGCTGCGGCGCCACCGGGAGTCCGTCTCGGTTGGAGGACATCCCATCTCTCACATGGTGGGCCTTTATACCGCCGCGATGCTGGGCGAGTTGCCCGTCTCCGAGGTCGCGGCCCAGGTGGACGAGCGGCTGGCGCAGAGCAACAGCCCGCGCTTCGACTCCCTGCTGTGCCAGCTCACCACGGAGGTGTTGTGCCTGTGCGGCGAGCCGGACAAGGCCCTGGCCTACTTCCAGCGGGCCGCGGACACGGTGCTCATCGACCTGGAGTGGATCGACCACTGCCCGGCGCTCGAGCCCCTGCGCGCCCTGCCGGGCTTCATGGAAGGGCGCCGCAAGGTGCGCGCCCGGGTCGAGGCCATCTGGGCCGGGTGA
- a CDS encoding DUF6580 family putative transport protein, producing MKAWMTEVGMFSMLVALGVAGRLLPHEPNFMPIAATALFSGYFMRHVSFAACVPLASMLISDAVLGVYDYKVMGVVYLCLMAPVLLSAVLKRRLTVTTVGAGAVGSSALFFVGTNFAVWLSSGMYEHTLSGLVRCYVAALPFLRNTLMGDLFWSGMLFGAWALVGAARRAAVARATA from the coding sequence ATGAAAGCATGGATGACCGAGGTGGGGATGTTCTCGATGTTGGTGGCACTTGGCGTGGCCGGCCGCCTGCTTCCCCATGAGCCCAACTTCATGCCCATCGCCGCGACGGCCCTGTTCTCCGGCTACTTCATGCGGCACGTCTCGTTCGCCGCCTGCGTGCCCCTGGCGAGCATGCTCATCAGCGACGCGGTGCTGGGTGTCTATGATTACAAGGTCATGGGCGTGGTCTACCTGTGCCTCATGGCCCCGGTGCTGCTGAGCGCCGTGCTCAAGCGCCGCCTGACGGTGACCACCGTGGGCGCGGGCGCCGTGGGCTCCTCGGCGCTCTTCTTCGTGGGCACCAACTTCGCTGTCTGGCTGTCCTCCGGGATGTACGAGCACACCCTCTCGGGGCTCGTGCGCTGCTACGTCGCCGCCCTGCCGTTCCTGCGCAACACGCTGATGGGCGATCTGTTCTGGTCCGGGATGCTCTTCGGCGCCTGGGCGCTCGTGGGGGCCGCCCGGCGCGCGGCCGTCGCTCGCGCCACCGCCTGA
- a CDS encoding arylamine N-acetyltransferase family protein, giving the protein MDIGQYFQRMGYEGSCSPGLVTLRALHRRHIETIPFENLDIHSRRPIVLDEAAFFEKIIRRRRGGFCYELNGLFAALLRALGFQVSYLSGRVSSDGARDTGPEFDHLLLEVTWQGSWLVDVGFGDAFAEPLPLAPGRWVSQEKMFHLEQRGEDDWALWQEQSTGRWRLLYGFSRVPRRLEEFSEMCLYHQTSPDSVFHKNRLCTRKTDTGRVTLSGTKLIITQQGQRLVRTLAVAEDVERALLEYFGIPRGALGGDAESSVLHSEAMFCRPRVSWATTHSQA; this is encoded by the coding sequence ATGGACATTGGCCAGTATTTTCAGCGGATGGGTTACGAGGGGTCTTGTTCGCCTGGGCTGGTGACGCTGCGCGCGCTGCACCGTCGTCACATTGAAACCATTCCTTTCGAGAACCTCGACATCCACAGCCGGCGGCCCATCGTGCTCGACGAGGCCGCCTTCTTCGAGAAGATCATCCGGCGGCGCCGCGGTGGGTTCTGCTACGAGTTGAACGGCCTGTTCGCCGCGCTCCTGCGTGCCCTGGGCTTCCAGGTGTCTTATCTGTCCGGGCGGGTGTCTTCGGACGGCGCCCGGGATACCGGTCCCGAGTTCGATCACCTCCTGCTGGAAGTCACCTGGCAGGGCTCCTGGCTCGTCGACGTGGGCTTCGGTGATGCCTTCGCGGAGCCGCTCCCGCTCGCTCCGGGACGGTGGGTCTCGCAAGAGAAGATGTTCCACCTGGAGCAGCGTGGCGAGGATGATTGGGCGCTCTGGCAAGAGCAATCAACGGGCAGGTGGCGGCTGCTGTATGGATTCTCGCGTGTCCCGAGACGGCTGGAGGAGTTCTCGGAGATGTGCCTCTACCATCAGACCTCGCCGGATTCTGTCTTTCACAAGAATCGGCTCTGCACGCGAAAGACGGACACGGGCCGGGTGACGCTGAGCGGGACGAAGCTCATCATCACGCAGCAGGGGCAACGTCTGGTGCGCACCCTCGCGGTGGCGGAGGACGTCGAGCGGGCCCTGCTCGAATACTTCGGCATCCCTCGGGGGGCCCTCGGTGGCGACGCGGAGTCCTCTGTTCTCCACTCGGAGGCCATGTTCTGTCGACCGCGTGTGTCATGGGCCACGACGCACTCCCAGGCGTAG
- a CDS encoding serine hydrolase domain-containing protein — MSTRSLVLLLLGSALNSGCSSPPETPPPPDACDALPSALSERIDPFVTERMRQGHIPGLSLVILQGGQPACLKSYGVANRETNQPMNVTTRVSIGSTTKAMAALALMQQVEAGLVDLEAPVTRYLPWFRTADGLQEQILVEHLLTHTSGLPMSYFWDGSRDEGALERRARALAKVRLRFTPGQGEEYANDGFALVGLIVQTVTGKPFASYLADSIFKPLGMDHTLLDPDSEQAPDLAQGYSWSRGQMQPLSPPWSSAHVPAGAATYTSAEDVARYFSGLFAGGEGPGGRVLSAQGVERMWRPLVIPTSGMGWMLSQQFGRKMVAHGGSTLTTSSMFLLFPAEGTAVAVLSNLKTRVSEEVALGVAAMVFGEEPSPASPSRDRAPSTFVPDTGVWRDYVGSFDTAVGPVRIAVDGGRLWATFGMAEPAIRGELEAYGDNEFVERDDYGLLEGTKVGFQHEPDGGLSLLFDGQPIGKRVP, encoded by the coding sequence ATGTCGACGCGCTCCCTGGTTCTCTTGCTGCTCGGCTCCGCCCTGAACTCCGGGTGCTCATCTCCGCCCGAGACGCCCCCGCCCCCGGATGCATGTGATGCTCTTCCCTCCGCGCTGAGCGAACGGATCGATCCGTTCGTCACCGAGCGCATGCGACAAGGACACATCCCGGGCCTCTCGCTCGTCATTCTCCAGGGTGGCCAGCCCGCGTGCCTCAAGAGCTATGGCGTGGCGAACCGGGAGACGAACCAGCCGATGAACGTCACGACCCGGGTGTCCATTGGCTCCACGACCAAGGCGATGGCGGCGCTGGCGCTCATGCAGCAGGTGGAGGCGGGGCTCGTGGACCTGGAGGCGCCCGTGACGCGCTACCTGCCCTGGTTCCGCACGGCGGACGGGCTCCAGGAGCAAATCCTCGTCGAGCACCTGCTGACGCACACCTCGGGCCTGCCCATGAGCTACTTCTGGGATGGCTCCCGGGATGAAGGTGCCCTCGAGCGCAGGGCGCGTGCGCTCGCCAAGGTGCGCCTGCGCTTCACGCCAGGGCAGGGCGAGGAGTACGCCAACGATGGTTTCGCCCTGGTGGGCCTCATCGTCCAGACGGTGACGGGCAAGCCCTTCGCGTCGTACCTGGCCGACTCCATCTTCAAGCCGCTCGGCATGGACCACACCCTCCTGGATCCAGACTCCGAGCAGGCGCCGGACCTGGCTCAGGGGTACTCGTGGTCGCGGGGCCAGATGCAGCCGCTGTCGCCGCCCTGGTCGAGCGCGCACGTGCCCGCGGGCGCGGCCACCTACACCTCCGCCGAGGATGTGGCTCGTTACTTCTCCGGCCTGTTCGCCGGGGGCGAAGGGCCCGGGGGCCGGGTGCTCTCCGCGCAGGGCGTGGAACGGATGTGGCGGCCCCTGGTGATTCCCACCAGTGGAATGGGCTGGATGCTCTCCCAGCAGTTCGGCCGGAAGATGGTGGCCCATGGGGGCAGCACGCTCACCACCAGCTCCATGTTCCTGCTGTTCCCCGCCGAGGGCACGGCCGTGGCGGTGCTCAGCAACCTCAAGACGAGGGTCTCGGAGGAGGTGGCCCTGGGCGTCGCCGCGATGGTGTTCGGCGAGGAGCCCTCGCCAGCCTCTCCGTCGAGGGATCGGGCGCCCAGCACCTTCGTGCCCGACACCGGTGTGTGGCGGGACTACGTGGGCTCGTTCGACACGGCGGTGGGCCCGGTGCGCATCGCCGTGGACGGGGGCCGCCTGTGGGCGACCTTCGGGATGGCGGAGCCCGCGATCCGCGGAGAGCTGGAGGCCTACGGCGACAACGAGTTCGTCGAGCGGGATGACTACGGACTGCTCGAGGGCACGAAGGTGGGCTTCCAGCACGAGCCGGACGGCGGCCTGAGTCTGCTCTTCGACGGCCAGCCCATCGGCAAGCGCGTGCCCTAG
- a CDS encoding MEDS domain-containing protein — translation MHDNLRPSGLSVVGSLPWGAHFCQFYGDREDLVDSLVPYFKAGLDNNEMCLWVTSEPLRAEDARTALRQVVPDLVERERRNQLEIINHQEWYARTGKADPDSTLRGWVEREERALADGFAGLRLTGNTYWVERSDWNGFVDYEARVSRTFQDRHIIGMCSYCLGRCQPDDILDVVANHQFALTRRAGHWQMIESAALSMAKDELQRLNAELERRVLERTTALALAVQARDEFLSVASHELKTPITSLQLYVQGMVRAQAKGMLSTEQLNARLNRIQDQCGRLEKLINNLLDVSRADARAPMLQRESFDMSELVVETVERFAEELARARCQVTVEAREAVVGCWDRMRVEQALTNLLQNAVRYAPGAPVNIRVQAEGPWVRIVVRDAGPGIAEKDHERIFERFVQAGSQTFAGGFGLGLWIVKQMVEAHHGSVTLSSRPGAGATFTLMLPLD, via the coding sequence ATGCACGACAATCTCCGGCCCAGTGGTCTCTCGGTCGTTGGCTCCCTCCCCTGGGGGGCACACTTCTGTCAGTTCTACGGGGATCGAGAGGACCTCGTGGATTCGCTCGTGCCCTATTTCAAGGCGGGCCTCGACAACAACGAGATGTGTCTGTGGGTGACCTCGGAGCCTCTCCGGGCCGAAGATGCCCGGACGGCGCTGCGCCAGGTCGTCCCGGACCTCGTGGAGCGAGAGCGGCGCAATCAGCTCGAGATCATCAACCACCAGGAATGGTACGCGCGCACGGGAAAGGCGGACCCGGACTCCACCCTGCGGGGATGGGTCGAGCGTGAAGAGCGGGCCCTGGCGGATGGGTTCGCCGGACTGCGGCTGACGGGGAATACGTACTGGGTCGAGCGCTCGGACTGGAATGGCTTCGTCGATTACGAGGCCCGCGTCTCGCGCACCTTCCAGGACCGTCACATCATCGGGATGTGCAGCTATTGCCTGGGCCGCTGCCAGCCTGATGACATCCTCGACGTGGTCGCCAACCACCAGTTCGCCCTCACTCGCCGGGCGGGCCACTGGCAGATGATTGAAAGCGCCGCGCTGAGCATGGCGAAGGATGAACTGCAGCGCCTCAACGCCGAGCTCGAACGCCGGGTGCTCGAGCGGACCACCGCTCTCGCGCTCGCCGTCCAGGCACGCGATGAGTTTCTCTCCGTTGCATCGCACGAACTGAAGACCCCCATCACCTCGCTCCAGCTCTATGTCCAGGGGATGGTTCGCGCCCAGGCCAAGGGGATGCTGAGCACGGAACAGCTCAACGCGCGGCTGAACCGGATCCAGGATCAGTGCGGCCGGCTGGAGAAGCTCATCAACAACCTGCTGGATGTCTCGCGTGCGGACGCCCGGGCGCCGATGCTTCAGCGGGAGTCCTTCGACATGTCGGAGCTGGTGGTGGAGACCGTGGAGCGCTTCGCGGAGGAGCTCGCGCGGGCGCGGTGTCAGGTCACCGTCGAGGCTCGCGAGGCCGTCGTGGGCTGCTGGGACAGGATGCGTGTGGAGCAGGCGCTCACCAACCTGTTGCAGAACGCGGTCCGTTACGCCCCGGGCGCTCCCGTGAACATCCGGGTGCAGGCGGAAGGCCCCTGGGTGAGGATCGTCGTGCGAGACGCCGGGCCGGGGATCGCCGAGAAGGACCACGAGCGCATCTTCGAGCGTTTCGTCCAGGCGGGAAGCCAGACGTTCGCGGGCGGATTCGGCCTGGGGCTGTGGATCGTCAAACAGATGGTGGAGGCTCACCACGGCAGCGTGACGCTTTCCAGCCGGCCCGGGGCGGGCGCGACGTTCACGCTCATGTTGCCGCTCGACTGA
- a CDS encoding RNA polymerase sigma factor, with product MLLPGSDRTVLQAFREGERATLTRVYRAYSPQVARYLARRFSVRSGTTVHQVALGALDLDAAHQETFVRAFRPALRQAYDGVRPYLGFLLTLARSTAVDLLRASGRIAREAVPLDDVPELAQAPTEERNPEEQALEAEVRALVRQFLEGLSEEARALAQLRFMEGLSQEAAAARLQLTRGEVRVRERHLRAGFTEHLRARGWLEAAPGSPYATEGLLLAFIVLSGMGSSP from the coding sequence GTGCTGCTGCCAGGAAGTGACCGGACCGTGCTGCAGGCCTTCCGCGAGGGGGAGCGAGCCACCCTCACGCGCGTCTACCGCGCCTACTCGCCGCAGGTGGCGCGCTATCTGGCCCGGCGCTTCTCCGTGCGCTCCGGCACCACCGTGCACCAGGTCGCCCTGGGGGCGCTGGACCTCGACGCGGCACACCAGGAGACCTTCGTCCGCGCCTTCCGGCCCGCCCTCCGTCAGGCCTATGACGGGGTGCGGCCCTATCTCGGCTTCCTGCTGACGCTCGCGCGCTCCACCGCGGTGGACCTCCTGAGGGCCTCGGGCCGCATCGCCCGCGAGGCCGTGCCGCTGGACGACGTGCCCGAGCTGGCCCAGGCCCCCACCGAGGAGCGCAACCCCGAGGAGCAGGCGCTGGAGGCCGAGGTGCGCGCCCTGGTGCGTCAGTTCCTCGAGGGGCTGTCCGAGGAGGCCCGGGCCCTCGCCCAGCTCCGCTTCATGGAGGGCCTGTCCCAGGAAGCCGCCGCCGCGCGCCTCCAGCTCACCCGCGGTGAGGTGCGGGTGCGCGAGCGCCACCTGCGCGCCGGGTTCACCGAGCACCTGCGGGCCCGGGGATGGTTGGAGGCCGCGCCCGGGTCCCCGTACGCCACGGAGGGACTCCTCCTGGCCTTCATCGTCCTGAGCGGAATGGGGAGCAGCCCATGA
- a CDS encoding caspase family protein produces MRLRVHGAVLAIPLLLATLLLGTPSPAAPRVRRALVIAHNASDDPSLPPLHYADDDGVLWTETLRRLGVETTLLVDADEETRQTDAAVLKGVRAPTPEEVSRAVAALRQALQADRAAGRQTDVLLVYVGHGNTDTLGRAYFTLPGGRLDRAGFYTRLVDPLGADFVHVVVDACRASGVVGRRGRPDAEVLAELRGVLEREQLATRPHVGAIFAESDSGETHEWSRLRAGVFSHVVRSGLMGGADVNGDGAVEYSEMAAFVTASLQEVKAVPVRLSVHAYAPSREPRRPLVDSAPRGPSLLLPAGLEHARISVEDSSGRRLADVRRAESQPVALRLPERESYWIRTPTAEARLTLAQLGDGLPRLNPRELRERGPAEDALRRGLFAVPFDRGFYEHYVATSSFVPVDFPPGGGDALARRPPEPRPLVLEVGVVAQSAPLGLAAFATGPSVALRTSRAPYTLGLRATYAFTPLLRDGVSLQRLSVQGLLGLRDTGPIAPFLEAAGGWSLVAVKYPLGTTQGDPTVLSAHLSGGVILQQTPVPIRVAALFGVDLVTTDGGERGDRTWGVEVTLGF; encoded by the coding sequence ATGAGACTTCGCGTCCATGGCGCGGTGCTCGCAATCCCCCTGCTCCTGGCCACCTTGCTCCTCGGCACTCCGTCCCCGGCCGCCCCCCGGGTACGCCGGGCGCTCGTCATCGCCCACAACGCCAGCGATGACCCGTCGCTCCCCCCGCTCCACTACGCGGACGATGACGGCGTGCTGTGGACGGAGACGCTGCGGCGGCTCGGCGTGGAGACCACCCTGCTGGTGGACGCGGACGAGGAGACACGCCAGACGGACGCCGCGGTGCTGAAGGGAGTGCGGGCCCCCACCCCCGAGGAAGTATCCCGGGCGGTGGCGGCGCTGCGCCAGGCCCTCCAGGCGGATCGCGCCGCGGGGCGGCAGACGGACGTGCTGCTCGTCTACGTGGGCCACGGAAACACCGACACGCTCGGGCGCGCCTACTTCACCCTGCCCGGCGGCCGGTTGGACCGGGCGGGCTTCTACACGCGGCTGGTGGACCCGCTCGGGGCGGACTTCGTGCACGTGGTGGTGGATGCCTGCCGGGCCTCGGGGGTGGTGGGCCGCCGGGGCCGGCCGGACGCGGAGGTGCTGGCGGAGCTGCGCGGGGTGCTGGAGCGCGAGCAGCTCGCCACCCGGCCCCACGTGGGCGCCATCTTCGCCGAGAGCGACAGCGGGGAGACGCACGAATGGTCCCGCCTGCGCGCCGGCGTCTTCAGCCACGTGGTGCGCTCGGGGTTGATGGGGGGCGCGGACGTCAACGGGGATGGCGCGGTGGAGTACAGCGAGATGGCCGCCTTCGTCACCGCCTCGCTGCAGGAGGTGAAGGCCGTCCCCGTCCGCCTCTCCGTGCACGCCTACGCCCCCTCCCGCGAGCCGCGGCGACCGCTGGTGGACTCCGCGCCCCGGGGACCGAGCCTGCTGCTGCCGGCCGGGCTCGAGCACGCGCGCATCTCCGTGGAGGACTCCTCCGGCCGGCGGCTGGCGGACGTGCGGCGCGCCGAGTCCCAGCCCGTGGCCCTGCGTCTGCCGGAGCGCGAGTCCTACTGGATACGCACCCCCACCGCCGAGGCCCGCCTCACGCTCGCCCAGCTCGGCGACGGGCTGCCCCGGCTCAACCCCCGCGAGCTGCGCGAGCGCGGTCCCGCCGAGGATGCCCTGCGGCGCGGCCTCTTCGCCGTCCCCTTCGACCGCGGCTTCTACGAGCACTACGTGGCCACCTCGTCCTTCGTCCCGGTGGACTTCCCCCCCGGAGGCGGAGACGCGCTCGCGCGACGTCCGCCCGAGCCACGGCCGCTGGTGCTGGAAGTGGGCGTGGTCGCCCAGAGTGCCCCGCTCGGGCTCGCGGCGTTCGCCACCGGGCCCAGCGTGGCGCTGCGGACTTCACGAGCGCCCTACACCCTCGGACTGCGCGCCACGTACGCCTTCACGCCCCTGCTCCGCGACGGCGTGTCCCTTCAACGGCTGTCGGTGCAGGGACTGCTGGGACTGCGGGACACCGGGCCCATCGCTCCGTTCCTCGAGGCCGCGGGCGGCTGGAGCCTGGTGGCCGTGAAATACCCCCTGGGTACCACGCAGGGAGACCCCACCGTCCTCTCCGCCCACCTGTCCGGAGGCGTGATACTCCAGCAGACCCCCGTGCCGATCCGCGTGGCCGCCCTTTTCGGGGTGGACCTCGTCACCACGGATGGCGGGGAGCGGGGAGACCGCACCTGGGGCGTCGAGGTGACGCTCGGGTTCTGA